One genomic region from Quercus robur chromosome 4, dhQueRobu3.1, whole genome shotgun sequence encodes:
- the LOC126721555 gene encoding uncharacterized protein LOC126721555: MAGEPRKRNPSLYCHYHQDHRHTTDNCRNLWDHLEQLVHEGKLKQLLHYSSGRASQAGSEVRGDASLRLPLGTINVIFAAPRRTGSCPSRVLSVSRSPAKDHSQALKRAKRRVPLILGFSDEDMVGTIQPHEDALVVTLRISGYDVRRVMVDQGSAVDVMYSDLYKGLGLKPEDLTTYNSPLVSFEGRLVTPMGLIRLPVQSGTDVVEVDFIVVDVFSPYTAIVGRPWLHTLKAVSSTLH, from the coding sequence ATGGCGGGAGAGCCTAGAAAACGCAACCCGAGTTTGTATTGCCATTATCATCAGGATCATAGGCACACGACGGACAACtgcaggaatttatgggaccatttGGAACAGTTGGTCCATGAAGGGAAATTAAAGCAACTCTTGCATTACTCTAGTGGAAGGGCGAGCCAAGCAGGTTCCGAGGTGCGTGGGGACGCTTCATTAAGGCTCCCCCTGGGTACGATTAACGTTATCTTTGCGGCCCCGAGAAGGACTGGATCTTGCCCCTCCAGAGTGTTGTCGGTGTCCCGCTCCCCAGCTAAGGATCACTCTCAGGCATTGAAGAGAGCCAAGAGGCGTGTCCCcctgattttgggcttttcaGATGAGGATATGGTTGGGACCATACAGCCCCATGAGGATGCCTTGGTGGTAACGTTGAGGATTAGCGGGTACGATGTCAGAAGAGTGATGGTTGATCAGGGAAGCGCTGTGGATGTGATGTATTCAGATTTGTACAAAGGGCTAGGTTTGAAACCAGAGGACTTAACGACCTATAATTCCCCTCTAGTAAGTTTTGAGGGAAGGTTGGTCACTCCCATGGGGCTAATCAGGCTGCCCGTGCAGTCAGGTACGGATGTAGTGGAGGTGGACTTTATTGTCGTGGATGTTTTTTCTCCGTACACGGCTATTGtgggcagaccttggcttcacaCCCTTAAAGCGGTTTCGTCCACTCTACATTAG
- the LOC126721554 gene encoding uncharacterized protein LOC126721554 has product MAIHSRDDALMCKIFPSSLGLTAMRWFNGLRANSVGSFKTLTRAFGARFITCSRTPRPLGSLLTLSMREGETLKSYSDRYWEMFNEIEGKNDPVAITTFKAGLLADHDLRKSLTGKPVTSVRQLMDIIDKYRRVEEDQLQGKGKAKVIPQERRDFRSDRYNNSRPRRDFVGQSGSADAQVVNAVFREPVQQVLEKIKNEPFFK; this is encoded by the coding sequence ATGGCTATTCACTCCAGGGATGATGCTTTGATGTGCAAGATTTTTCCATCAAGTTTGGGTCTGacggcgatgaggtggttcaatggctTAAGGGCCAATTCTGTTGGATCTTTCAAAACACTGACTCGGGCTTTTGGTGCTCGTTTTATTACATGCAGCAGGACtcctcggcctttgggatcCTTGTTGACTTTGTCTATGCGAGAGGGCGAAACTCTCAAGAGTTACTCGGAtaggtactgggaaatgtttaacGAAATAGAGGGAAAGAATGATCCCGTGGCTATAACCACTTTCAAAGCTGGCCTCCTAGCTGATCACGATTTGAGGAAATCCTTGACCGGTAAACCTGTCACTAGTGTGCGCCAGCTGATGGACATAATAGATAAGTACAGAAGGGTAGAGGAAGATCAACTTCAGGGGAAAGGAAAGGCCAAGgtgatccctcaggagaggagggatttcaggtcggaccgttaTAATAACAGCCGACCAAGGCGGGACTTTGTTGGGCAGTCGGGCTCGGCGGACGCCCAGGTTGTTAATGCAGTATTTCGGGAGCCCGTTCagcaggttttggagaagataaagaacgagccattcttcaaatgA
- the LOC126720866 gene encoding uncharacterized protein LOC126720866 — protein sequence MAAFNLFKLSILLSVLLNSHFGLCSETSNKQISKGVSSPPTCSRIECPSYDVIHVGNSYEIRRYNSTVWASTSPIQDISLVEATRTGFLQLFDYIQGKNNYEEKIEMTAPVLSEVSPSDGPLCESSFVVSFYVPKVNQANPPPAKGLQVQRWNPVYAAVRQFSGFVADSDVGVEAAALQASLVDTVWSAAIEKSHGADHSSVYTIAQYNSPFEFDDRVNEIWMLFDMEDDFTK from the exons ATGGCTGCTTTCAACTTGTTCAAGCTTTCAATCCTCTTGAGCGTCCTCTTAAATTCACACTTTGGTCTTTGTTCAGAGACTAGTAATAAGCAGATAAGCAAAGGGGTATCATCACCACCGACATGTAGCCGCATAGAGTGCCCCAGCTATGATGTGATTCATGTTGGCAACAGCTATGAAATTCGTCGCTATAACTCCACGGTGTGGGCGTCAACCTCTCCCATTCAAGACATTTCTCTGGTTGAAGCTACCAGAACTGGCTTCTTACA GCTATTTGACTATATTCAAGGAAAGAACAATTATGAAGAGAAGATAGAGATGACAGCCCCAGTGCTCTCTGAAGTCTCGCCTAGTGATGGACCTTTATGTGAGTCCTCATTTGTTGTTAGCTTTTATGTACCAAAAGTTAACCAAGCAAACCCACCTCCAGCCAAAGGTCTTCAAGTCCAAAGGTGGAATCCTGTGTATGCAGCAGTGAGACAATTCAGTGGATTTGTTGCTGACTCAGATGTTGGAGTGGAAGCTGCTGCCTTGCAAGCCAGCCTTGTTGACACGGTTTGGTCTGCTGCCATTGAGAAAAGCCATGGAGCTGATCACTCATCAGTCTACACCATCGCACAGTACAATTCCCCATTTGAATTTGATGATAGGGTGAATGAGATATGGATGTTGTTTGATATGGAAGATGATTTTACAAAGTAA